A region from the Mustela erminea isolate mMusErm1 chromosome 10, mMusErm1.Pri, whole genome shotgun sequence genome encodes:
- the AKR1A1 gene encoding aldo-keto reductase family 1 member A1 yields the protein MATSCVLLHTGQKMPLIGLGTWKSDPGQVKAAVKYALSVGYRHIDCAAIYGNETEIGEALKENVGPGKAVPREELFVTSKLWNTKHHPEDVEPALRKTLADLQLEYLDLYLIHWPYAFERGDNPFPKNADGTIRYDSTHYKETWKALEALVAKGLVRALGLSNFSSRQIDDVLSVASVRPAVLQVECHPYLAQKELIAHCQARGLEVTAYSPLGSSDRAWRDPDEPVLLEEPVVLALAEKYGRSPAQILLRWQVQRKVICIPKSITPSRILQNIQVFDFTFSPEEMKQLDALNKNWRYIVPMLTVDGKKVPRDAGHPLYPFNDPY from the exons ATGGCGACTTCATGTGTCCTCCTGCATACTGGGCAGAAGATGCCCCTGATTGGACTGGGCACCTGGAAGAGTGATCCTGGCCAG GTGAAAGCAGCTGTTAAGTACGCCCTGAGTGTAGGCTACCGCCACATTGACTGTGCTGCTATCTACGGCAATGAGACCGAGATCGGGGAGGCCCTGAAGGAGAATGTGGGACCTGGCAAG GCGGTGCCAAGAGAGGAGCTGTTTGTGACTTCGAAGCTGTGGAACACTAAACACCACCCTGAGGATGTGGAGCCTGCCCTCCGGAAGACGCTGGCTGACCTCCAGCTGGAGTATTTGGACCTGTACCTGATACACTGGCCTTACGCATTTGA GCGGGGAGACAACCCTTTCCCTAAGAATGCCGATGGGACTATCCGCTATGATTCTACCCACTACAAGGAGACCTGGAAGGCTCTGGAGGCACTGGTGGCTAAGGGGCTGGTACGGGCACTGGGCCTATCCAACTTCAGCAGTCGACAGATCGATGATGTGCTCAGTGTGGCCTCTGTGCGCCCAGCTGTCCTGCAG gtGGAATGTCACCCATACTTGGCTCAGAAGGAGCTGATTGCCCACTGCCAAGCACGCGGCCTGGAGGTGACTGCTTATAGCCCCCTAGGCTCCTCTGATCGAGCTTGGCGTGATCCTGATGAACCGGTCCTACTTGAGGAGCCAGTCGTCCTGGCCCTGGCTGAAAAGTATGGCCGGTCTCCAGCTCAGATCCTGCTCAG GTGGCAGGTGCAGCGGAAAGTGATCTGCATTCCCAAGAGCATCACCCCTTCACGTATCCTCCAGAACATTCAG GTGTTTGACTTTACGTTTAGCCCGGAGGAGATGAAGCAGCTAGATGCCCTGAATAAAAATTGGCGATACATTGTGCCCATGCTCACA gTGGATGGGAAGAAGGTCCCGAGAGATGCAGGGCACCCTTTGTACCCCTTTAATGATCCATACTGA